The following proteins are co-located in the Silene latifolia isolate original U9 population chromosome 1, ASM4854445v1, whole genome shotgun sequence genome:
- the LOC141648660 gene encoding protein FAR-RED ELONGATED HYPOCOTYL 3-like codes for MRFKKFERHGILCRHILCVLKDYGFEKIPSEYLLNRWSKLATCQPIFNSDGQLLAIADRSMHKRTNRSIVVEMFTCVSLVEQSPVNCDELLTILREFKERVLAETTSSVADDGGNSSIGKKRDKNAEIGMLLGTSVPSEITILPPRQCKNKGSGKRMISQRERAGEVNKKPLRRCKACGQMANHDSRNCDRPKDH; via the coding sequence ATGCGATTTAAGAAATTTGAACGACATGGAATACTTTGTCGACATATTCTCTGTGTCCTTAAAGATTATGGTTTTGAGAAAATTCCAAGCGAATACCTACTTAATAGGTGGAGCAAACTAGCAACCTGCCAGCCAATATTCAATTCTGATGGGCAGTTGCTTGCGATTGCAGATCGGTCGATGCACAAAAGAACAAACCGATCAATTGTGGTCGAAATGTTCACTTGTGTGTCACTAGTTGAACAGAGTCCTGTTAATTGTGATGAGTTACTAACCATTTTACGCGAGTTCAAGGAAAGGGTACTTGCAGAAACAACAAGTAGTGTCGCTGATGATGGTGGTAATAGTAGTATTGGAAAGAAAAGGGACAAAAATGCGGAAATTGGAATGCTCTTGGGTACAAGTGTGCCTAGCGAAATTACAATTTTGCCGCCAAGACAATGCAAAAACAAAGGCTCGGGAAAAAGAATGATTTCACAAAGAGAAAGAGCAGGGGAAGTCAATAAGAAACCACTAAGAAGATGCAAGGCTTGTGGGCAGATGGCGAACCACGATAGCAGGAATTGTGACCGACCAAAGGATCACTGA
- the LOC141648652 gene encoding protein FAR1-RELATED SEQUENCE 5-like: MIVDNSKVNKGPVMTYRMFKEYVRGYQNVGASLEDFKNFSRDIKKFLSEGDAQMLIEHFMKIKRMCPSFYFDFEVDEKGRLSHVFWADPISIKNYLLFGDMTSFDTTFRKNKYRMIFAPFTGVDHHKRCVTFGAGLLINESKESFAWLFTKFLEAMGGRYPVCIITDEDLGIEGGLKKVFKDKVQHRYCMWHILKKLPEKVGPVICRETEFLKEINSCVWGEDVEPAEFEERWTAIVEAHGLSDNEWLQEKYGIRHFWIPAYFRDLLLGGLMRTTSRSESENHFFSNFTNPNLTLVEFWMRFESAMDTQRWAQSKLIAQSKYSFPTWLLL; the protein is encoded by the coding sequence ATGATAGTTGACAACTCAAAGGTTAACAAAGGTCCAGTTATGACCTATAGGATGTTTAAGGAGTATGTCAGAGGTTATCAGAATGTGGGTGCTTCATTGGAAGACTTTAAAAACTTTTCAAGGGATATCAAAAAGTTCTTGTCAGAAGGGGATGCTCAAATGCTTATTGagcattttatgaaaataaaaagaATGTGTCCATCCTTTTACTTTGACTTTGAGGTAGATGAGAAAGGGAGATTGTCACATGTTTTCTGGGCTGACCCTATTAGTATAAAAAATTATTTGTTATTTGGGGATATGACATCCTTTGACACTACCTTTAGGAAAAATAAGTATAGAATGATATTCGCCCCTTTCACAGGGGTGGATCATCATAAGAGATGTGTGACCTTTGGGGCTGGGCTTCTTATTAATGAGAGCAAGGAGTCATTTGCTTGGTTATTTACGAAATTCCTAGAAGCTATGGGGGGTCGTTATCCTGTGTGTATAATAACTGACGAAGATTTGGGGATAGAAGGAGGACTTAAGAAAGTCTTTAAAGATAAAGTGCAACatagatattgcatgtggcacatattGAAGAAGTTGCCAGAGAAGGTAGGGCCTGTTATATGTAGAGAAACTGAGTTTTTGAAAGAGATAAACTCATGTGTTTGGGGCGAAGATGTGGAGCCTGCTGAATTTGAGGAAAGATGGACAGCCATTGTGGAAGCTCATGGGTTGTCGGATAATGAGTGGCTTCAGGAAAAGTATGGCATTAGACATTTTTGGATTCCAGCTTACTTTCGTGACTTGTTATTAGGAGGGTTGATGAGAACCACCTCGAGGTCCGAGTCAGAAAATCATTTTTTTAGCAATTTCACTAATCCAAATTTGACCCTTGTTGAATTTTGGATGCGCTTTGAGAGTGCAATGGATACACAACGATGGGCTCAATCGAAACTGATTGCACAATCTAAGTACTCATTTCCGACTTGGCTACTCCTCTAG
- the LOC141592432 gene encoding uncharacterized protein LOC141592432 codes for MERGWRDISPNCPRCGSSNTKFCYYNNYSLTQPRYFCKGCRRYWTKGGSLRNVPVGGGCRKSRRSRSSSLRLVSASSNHQNHHGATHRSSSTPIFSHVGTNNIHVLPLHSYASDGNLSNMVESSTQSTNSETPTIDLAVVYANFLNQKAGSDDQLRSSTPFCDGNTNESTIMPSEFISLPNVHFSSIPDATTIVPSTQMVNIMETNNLPFSQTLSSFLQLSNNQHDHNQYFDATNFDNSIHHQHHEDASIRHGLESELPPLPGESSSQNHQHMLWNSSNNNDDNLQESSKLPVELEQDAQFSNLFIGSWTMSPLDLPSFETSTSPSKP; via the coding sequence ATGGAAAGAGGATGGAGGGACATATCTCCTAATTGTCCTAGGTGTGGTTCATCCAACACCAAGTTTTGCTATTACAACAACTATAGTTTAACACAACCTAGGTACTTCTGCAAAGGATGTAGAAGATATTGGACCAAAGGTGGTTCCCTTCGTAACGTCCCGGTGGGTGGTGGTTGTCGTAAAAGTCGGAGATCACGGTCGTCCTCCCTTAGACTAGTGTCAGCATCATCAAATCATCAAAATCACCATGGTGCCACACATAGAAGTAGTAGCACCCCCATTTTTAGCCATGTTGGTACAAATAATATTCATGTTCTACCCCTTCATTCCTACGCTTCAGATGGAAATTTGAGTAACATGGTTGAATCAAGTACACAATCGACCAACTCCGAAACTCCTACAATTGATCTAGCGGTTGTTTACGCAAATTTCTTGAACCAAAAGGCCGGTTCTGACGATCAATTGAGATCTTCTACTCCGTTCTGTGATGGTAACACAAATGAATCAACCATAATGCCTAGTGAGTTCATTAGCCTACCAAATGTTCACTTTTCAAGTATACCGGACGCGACAACTATCGTACCTAGTACACAAATGGTAAATATCATGGAGACTAATAATCTACCCTTCTCACAAACATTGTCGTCCTTTCTTCAATTGAGCAATAACCAGCATGATCATAATCAATATTTCGACGCGACCAATTTTGACAATTCGATTCATCATCAACACCATGAGGATGCATCAATTCGACATGGGTTAGAGTCGGAGTTGCCCCCGTTGCCAGGAGAGTCATCATCACAAAACCATCAACACATGCTATGGAATTCTtctaataataatgatgataatttgcaaGAATCAAGCAAGCTTCCCGTGGAATTAGAACAAGATGCACAATTTTCCAACCTTTTCATTGGGAGTTGGACAATGAGTCCACTTGACTTGCCAAGTTTCGAAACATCCACGTCTCCCTCCAAGCCTTGA